One genomic region from Gossypium hirsutum isolate 1008001.06 chromosome D13, Gossypium_hirsutum_v2.1, whole genome shotgun sequence encodes:
- the LOC107919609 gene encoding putative F-box/FBD/LRR-repeat protein At4g03220 isoform X2 yields the protein METRSAKRKKYWLEGENGIDRISDLPDVVLHQILFHLPIKSIAQTSVLSKRWRSLWISFPDLDFTSINPIGVASTNAPNTKPSIKNKRLLLCPHSFSVKRLDFISQVLALRDKQSDLRILRFRAPLSFSRLNGLIRLAVRQNVQELDVEVATDDYFNFPRSVLTSESLRVFKLRSRYPGFRLLPPSVMKRGFQSLHTLSLSLVILYDQPTLSDLFTDSSFPRLKKLNLDACFGLKQLKVSCLALEEFTLENCFQLHGLDVSGAKLKTLQVASCFDAYCDKSWVKINAPSLRVMVWEYNAITENSSLENLVSAHEASIGFFVLNEDFSVTKIRSVSNLLSALSRLHTLTLEGQCVEVLSSRNYIANLMHPFDQLKSLELQTGFNKHNLPGLAYLFKCSPALHTLILKILNDYKIERRKWNKDLWDIPSSEEQFWESQSQALKPLLNNLSVVKIHGFLECENEVSLAKFLLKHGKALQEMTFFSGHCNYRDSLRRQKIRSQMMGFSRASSNAKIEFL from the exons CAGCGTGTTATCGAAAAGATGGAGATCGTTGTGGATTTCATTCCCTGATCTTGACTTCACCTCTATTAATCCAATCGGTGTTGCTTCAACGAATGCTCCAAATACGAAGCcgagtataaaaaataaaagattattatTATGTCCGCATTCTTTTTCCGTTAAACGACTGGACTTCATTAGCCAGGTATTAGCTCTCCGCGACAAGCAATCCGATCTAAGGATCCTTCGTTTCCGTGCTCCTTTGAGCTTTTCACGTCTAAATGGCTTGATCCGTCTCGCCGTAAGGCAAAATGTGCAGGAATTAGACGTTGAAGTCGCCACCGACGATTACTTTAATTTCCCACGAAGTGTTCTCACCAGTGAATCATTGCGTGTCTTCAAGTTGCGATCTCGATACCCCGGTTTCCGTTTACTACCTCCGTCGGTCATGAAACGTGGTTTCCAATCCCTCCACACCTTATCTTTATCTCTCGTTATTTTATACGATCAGCCCACACTTTCCGATTTGTTTACGGATTCATCGTTTCCTCGGCTCAAGAAATTGAACCTCGATGCTTGTTTTGGGTTGAAACAGCTTAAGGTTAGTTGCTTGGCACTAGAGGAATTCACGCTTGAAAATTGCTTCCAATTACATGGATTGGATGTCTCGGGGGCTAAATTGAAGACATTGCAAGTTGCGAGCTGTTTCGATGCGTATTGTGATAAGAGTTGGGTGAAGATTAATGCACCGAGCTTGAGAGTCATGGTATGGGAATATAATGCCATCACCGAGAACAGCTCGTTGGAGAACTTGGTATCGGCTCATGAGGCTTCCATTGGTTTCTTTGTGCTTAATGAAGATTTCAGTGTGACGAAGATTCGGAGTGTGTCCAATCTTTTATCTGCTCTCTCCAGACTCCACACCTTAACGCTTGAAGGCCAATGCGTTGAG GTGTTGTCAAGCAGGAATTATATTGCAAATCTAATGCATCCATTCGACCAACTAAAATCCCTAGAGCTACAAACTGGCTTCAACAAACACAATCTCCCCGGATTAGCTTATCTCTTCAAGTGCTCTCCTGCATTACACACTCTAATTCTCAAGATCCTCAATGATTATAAGATTGAACGAAGA AAATGGAACAAGGACTTGTGGGACATACCTAGCTCAGAAGAACAATTCTGGGAATCTCAAAGCCAGGCATTGAAGCCATTGCTTAACAACCTTAGTGTAGTGAAAATACATGGATTCTTAGAATGTGAGAATGAAGTTAGCCTAGCAAAGTTCTTGTTGAAGCATGGGAAAGCATTACAAGAGATGACATTTTTCTCCGGGCACTGCAACTATAGAGATTCCCTACGACGACAAAAGATTAGGTCACAAATGATGGGGTTTTCCAGGGCATCTTCTAATGCAAAGATTGAGTTTCTCTAA
- the LOC107919609 gene encoding putative F-box/FBD/LRR-repeat protein At4g03220 isoform X1, which translates to METRSAKRKKYWLEGENGIDRISDLPDVVLHQILFHLPIKSIAQTSVLSKRWRSLWISFPDLDFTSINPIGVASTNAPNTKPSIKNKRLLLCPHSFSVKRLDFISQVLALRDKQSDLRILRFRAPLSFSRLNGLIRLAVRQNVQELDVEVATDDYFNFPRSVLTSESLRVFKLRSRYPGFRLLPPSVMKRGFQSLHTLSLSLVILYDQPTLSDLFTDSSFPRLKKLNLDACFGLKQLKVSCLALEEFTLENCFQLHGLDVSGAKLKTLQVASCFDAYCDKSWVKINAPSLRVMVWEYNAITENSSLENLVSAHEASIGFFVLNEDFSVTKIRSVSNLLSALSRLHTLTLEGQCVEQVLSSRNYIANLMHPFDQLKSLELQTGFNKHNLPGLAYLFKCSPALHTLILKILNDYKIERRKWNKDLWDIPSSEEQFWESQSQALKPLLNNLSVVKIHGFLECENEVSLAKFLLKHGKALQEMTFFSGHCNYRDSLRRQKIRSQMMGFSRASSNAKIEFL; encoded by the exons CAGCGTGTTATCGAAAAGATGGAGATCGTTGTGGATTTCATTCCCTGATCTTGACTTCACCTCTATTAATCCAATCGGTGTTGCTTCAACGAATGCTCCAAATACGAAGCcgagtataaaaaataaaagattattatTATGTCCGCATTCTTTTTCCGTTAAACGACTGGACTTCATTAGCCAGGTATTAGCTCTCCGCGACAAGCAATCCGATCTAAGGATCCTTCGTTTCCGTGCTCCTTTGAGCTTTTCACGTCTAAATGGCTTGATCCGTCTCGCCGTAAGGCAAAATGTGCAGGAATTAGACGTTGAAGTCGCCACCGACGATTACTTTAATTTCCCACGAAGTGTTCTCACCAGTGAATCATTGCGTGTCTTCAAGTTGCGATCTCGATACCCCGGTTTCCGTTTACTACCTCCGTCGGTCATGAAACGTGGTTTCCAATCCCTCCACACCTTATCTTTATCTCTCGTTATTTTATACGATCAGCCCACACTTTCCGATTTGTTTACGGATTCATCGTTTCCTCGGCTCAAGAAATTGAACCTCGATGCTTGTTTTGGGTTGAAACAGCTTAAGGTTAGTTGCTTGGCACTAGAGGAATTCACGCTTGAAAATTGCTTCCAATTACATGGATTGGATGTCTCGGGGGCTAAATTGAAGACATTGCAAGTTGCGAGCTGTTTCGATGCGTATTGTGATAAGAGTTGGGTGAAGATTAATGCACCGAGCTTGAGAGTCATGGTATGGGAATATAATGCCATCACCGAGAACAGCTCGTTGGAGAACTTGGTATCGGCTCATGAGGCTTCCATTGGTTTCTTTGTGCTTAATGAAGATTTCAGTGTGACGAAGATTCGGAGTGTGTCCAATCTTTTATCTGCTCTCTCCAGACTCCACACCTTAACGCTTGAAGGCCAATGCGTTGAG CAGGTGTTGTCAAGCAGGAATTATATTGCAAATCTAATGCATCCATTCGACCAACTAAAATCCCTAGAGCTACAAACTGGCTTCAACAAACACAATCTCCCCGGATTAGCTTATCTCTTCAAGTGCTCTCCTGCATTACACACTCTAATTCTCAAGATCCTCAATGATTATAAGATTGAACGAAGA AAATGGAACAAGGACTTGTGGGACATACCTAGCTCAGAAGAACAATTCTGGGAATCTCAAAGCCAGGCATTGAAGCCATTGCTTAACAACCTTAGTGTAGTGAAAATACATGGATTCTTAGAATGTGAGAATGAAGTTAGCCTAGCAAAGTTCTTGTTGAAGCATGGGAAAGCATTACAAGAGATGACATTTTTCTCCGGGCACTGCAACTATAGAGATTCCCTACGACGACAAAAGATTAGGTCACAAATGATGGGGTTTTCCAGGGCATCTTCTAATGCAAAGATTGAGTTTCTCTAA
- the LOC107918773 gene encoding calcium-binding protein KRP1, translated as MAGIGKTAPDFEDLLPAMAEKLGGDGLMRELCNGFKLLMDEETGVITAASLKRNATVLGLQDLRDDELASMVREGDLDGDGALSEMEFCVLMFRLSPGLMEESRLLLEEMLEDQLKTAGF; from the coding sequence ATGGCAGGGATTGGTAAAACGGCTCCAGATTTTGAGGACTTATTGCCGGCGATGGCGGAGAAGCTGGGGGGAGACGGGCTGATGAGGGAGTTGTGTAATGGGTTCAAGCTGTTGATGGACGAGGAGACAGGGGTGATCACTGCGGCGAGCTTGAAGAGGAACGCTACCGTGCTGGGGTTGCAAGATTTGAGAGACGATGAGCTGGCGAGCATGGTAAGGGAAGGTGATCTCGACGGCGATGGGGCTCTCAGTGAAATGGAATTTTGTGTGTTGATGTTCAGATTAAGCCCTGGGTTGATGGAAGAGTCCCGATTATTGCTGGAAGAGATGCTTGAAGACCAGCTCAAAACTGCTGGATTCTAA
- the LOC107919425 gene encoding G-type lectin S-receptor-like serine/threonine-protein kinase At4g03230, with protein MDFTSCPLIFHKEESFFCLEKICVQEKMRTSCRWSVLNTLSSILSCYTIFILFSALQACFARDNITIESGLADGQTLVSAGNRFQLGFFGPSRGSNVKRYVGIWYASNSQIVVWVANRDNPILDRTGVLSIANDQLKLSDERGKIYWSTQRGAKRSKLVAKLNDTGNFILLDERLRVNLWESFTEPTDTFLFGMKMDAKFLLTSWSSEEDPSSGNFIFKQDQGVEQLVVMEKSTIHWKSSRPDAGKIIKSDELPPTIVNFLTFSQSNNPRVYQDKRMVMTFNGKLQYWDFDADMNSWSSIWSEPNNNCSVFNFCGNFGTCNTNSGLPCKCLPGFQPKFMDKWKAGEFSDSCSRNHTSSCGNYFLSLKRMKAENSDSSYEAKDETDCRGECLKNCQCQAYSFEGQRDYTTSCLIWSEDLKDLQEDEDDGYDLNIRVALSDIEASTRNCETCGTNSVPYPLSTGPKCGDPMYFSFHCNNDTGKLSFMAPNGRYSVVAVNPDTRTFVIQMKAEEANNCAALHASASRILQFNQSSPFNVTSSCSGELGNLTSDSTLEGTVEVEISWKPPLEPMCSSSADCKDWPHSTCNENKNGQRRCLCNSTYHWDGLVLNCTREAGQLGESSDKSKPLALILGISLPIGSAFLCAAVSIYVWREKVVKRCLPKCMFLLNSEKQRQAVLHMYDTEKGVKELIDLTPFEEKDHGTGIDVPFFDFESMRAATNNFSEENKLGKGGFGPVYMGKFPGGEEVAVKRLSSVSGQGLEEFKNEVVLIAKLQHRNLVRLLGYCIRGEEKILLYEYMPNKSLDSLLFGESSSQQLDWATRFNIILGIARGLLYLHQDSRLRIIHRDLKTSNILLDAEMNPKISDFGLARMIQGKQTEANTLRVIGTYGYMAPEYALDGLFSVKSDVFSFGIVVLEIISGKRNMRFYQVKDDAPSLVGYGWRLWQEGKALDLMNERAGSNCNESEFIRCVHVGLLCIQEDPSERPTMGDIVLMLSGTQSSKLPIPKQPAYVIRRPLSATASLYSNAETNTEITSSIEEGR; from the exons ATGGACTTTACCAGCTGCCCACTCATTTTCCATAAAGAAGAAAGTTTCTTCTGTTTGGAGAAAATTTGTGTTCAAGAGAAGATGAGAACAAGTTGTCGGTGGTCAGTTCTTAACACCCTTTCTTCCATCTTATCTTGCTACACAATTTTCATACTGTTTTCTGCTCTTCAGGCCTGCTTTGCTAGGGATAATATTACTATTGAAAGCGGGCTTGCAGATGGACAAACTCTTGTTTCAGCTGGAAATAGATTTCAATTGGGGTTCTTTGGTCCATCAAGAGGCTCTAATGTGAAGAGATATGTGGGGATATGGTATGCTTCCAATTCACAGATAGTGGTTTGGGTTGCTAATAGAGACAATCCAATTTTAGATAGGACTGGAGTTTTATCTATTGCAAATGACCAACTGAAGTTATCCGATGAGAGAGGGAAAATTTACTGGTCCACACAGCGTGGAGCTAAGCGTTCGAAACTTGTGGCGAAGCTTAACGATACCGGTAACTTCATTCTACTCGATGAACGGTTGAGGGTCAATCTATGGGAAAGCTTTACTGAACCAACAGATACGTTTCTTTTCGGTATGAAGATGGACGCAAAGTTTTTATTAACTTCATGGAGCAGTGAAGAAGATCCATCATCAGGGAACTTCATATTTAAGCAAGATCAAGGAGTGGAGCAGCTTGTTGTAATGGAAAAGAGTACCATTCACTGGAAATCAAGTAGGCCAGATGCAGGTAAAATCATTAAATCGGATGAACTGCCTCCTACAATAGTCAACTTCTTGACTTTTAGCCAGAGTAACAACCCAAGAGTTTACCAAGATAAAAGAATGGTAATGACTTTCAATGGAAAATTACAGTATTGGGATTTCGATGCAGACATGAACAGTTGGTCCTCGATATGGTCGGAGCCAAACAATAATTGTAGTGTGTTCAATTTTTGTGGCAACTTTGGCACCTGTAATACCAACAGCGGGTTGCCATGCAAGTGCTTACCGGGTTTCCAACCTAAATTCATGGACAAATGGAAAGCCGGAGAGTTTTCGGACAGTTGCTCCAGAAACCATACATCATCATGTGGCAATTACTTCTTGAGCTTGAAAAGAATGAAAGCAGAAAATTCAGACTCATCGTACGAGGCCAAGGATGAAACAGATTGCAGAGGGGAGTGCCTCAAGAACTGTCAGTGCCAGGCTTATTCATTTGAAGGCCAGAGAGACTACACTACTTCATGCTTGATTTGGTCAGAGGATCTCAAAGATCTTCAGGAGGATGAAGACGATGGCTACGATCTCAACATACGGGTAGCATTGTCCGATATAG AAGCATCAACTAGAAATTGTGAGACTTGTGGCACAAACTCAGTACCTTATCCCCTAAGCACAGGGCCAAAATGTGGTGATCCAATGTACTTCAGTTTCCATTGTAATAACGATACCGGCAAATTAAGCTTCATGGCGCCTAATGGCCGATATAGTGTTGTTGCAGTCAATCCAGATACGAGAACATTTGTCATCCAAATGAAAGCCGAAGAGGCAAATAATTGCGCAGCTCTGCATGCTTCAGCAAGCAGAATTTTGCAGTTCAATCAATCATCACCATTCAATGTGACCAGCAGCTGCAGTGGTGAACTTGGCAACTTAACGTCGGATTCTACACTAGAAGGTACGGTTGAAGTAGAAATCAGTTGGAAGCCACCGCTAGAGCCAATGTGTTCTTCATCTGCGGACTGCAAAGATTGGCCACATTCGACTTgcaatgaaaacaaaaatggacAAAGAAGGTGCCTTTGCAATTCCACCTATCATTGGGATGGCTTGGTTTTAAACTGTACTCGAG AAGCTGGACAGTTGGGAGAGTCTTCCGATAAAAGCAAGCCACTCGCTTTGATTCTAGGAATATCTTTGCCAATTGGGTCAGCCTTTTTGTGTGCTGCAGTTTCGATTTATGTGTGGAGAGAAAAGGTGGTAAAGAGGTG CTTGCCCAAATGTATGTTTCTTTTGAATTCAGAAAAACAAAGACAAGCTGTTCTTCATATGTATGACACTGAGAAAGGGGTTAAAGAGTTAATAGACTTGACCCCATTCGAGGAAAAAGATCATGGGACGGGCATAGACGTGCCTTTCTTTGATTTTGAAAGCATGCGAGCTGCAACGAACAATTTCTCAGAAGAAAACAAACTTGGAAAAGGAGGGTTTGGGCCTGTTTACATG GGTAAATTTCCAGGTGGTGAAGAAGTTGCTGTAAAGAGGCTCTCCAGTGTTTCAGGACAGGGCTTGGAGGAATTTAAGAATGAGGTGGTGTTGATTGCTAAACTTCAACATAGGAACCTTGTGAGACTTTTGGGATATTGCATTAGAGGAGAGGAAAAGATTCTTCTCTATGAATATATGCCCAACAAAAGCTTAGACTCTTTGTTATTTG GTGAATCATCAAGTCAGCAATTGGACTGGGCGACACGCTTCAACATCATTTTGGGAATTGCCAGAGGATTGCTTTATCTTCACCAAGATTCCAGGTTGAGAATCATTCACAGGGATTTGAAAACTAGTAACATACTGCTGGATGCAGAGATGAATCCGAAAATATCCGATTTCGGTCTTGCGAGGATGATCCAAGGAAAACAGACCGAAGCAAACACGCTTAGAGTAATTGGCACATA TGGATATATGGCGCCAGAATATGCATTAGATGGACTTTTCTCAGTAAAATCCGATGTTTTTAGCTTTGGTATAGTGGTGCTTGAGATCATTAGTGGAAAAAGGAACATGAGATTCTATCAAGTGAAAGATGATGCCCCAAGCCTAGTAGgttat GGATGGAGACTGTGGCAAGAAGGCAAGGCATTGGATTTAATGAACGAGAGAGCAGGGTCAAATTGCAATGAAAGTGAGTTCATTAGATGCGTACATGTTGGGCTGTTATGCATACAGGAAGATCCCAGTGAGCGACCCACAATGGGTGATATTGTTTTAATGCTTAGTGGTACCCAAAGTTCAAAGCTTCCCATACCTAAACAGCCAGCCTACGTTATTAGGAGACCCCTTTCTGCCACAGCTTCTTTGTATAGTAATGCAGAAACTAATACTGAAATCACTTCTTCTATTGAAGAAGGTCGATAG
- the LOC107919609 gene encoding putative F-box/FBD/LRR-repeat protein At4g03220 isoform X3, translating to METRSAKRKKYWLEGENGIDRISDLPDVVLHQILFHLPIKSIAQTSVLSKRWRSLWISFPDLDFTSINPIGVASTNAPNTKPSIKNKRLLLCPHSFSVKRLDFISQVLALRDKQSDLRILRFRAPLSFSRLNGLIRLAVRQNVQELDVEVATDDYFNFPRSVLTSESLRVFKLRSRYPGFRLLPPSVMKRGFQSLHTLSLSLVILYDQPTLSDLFTDSSFPRLKKLNLDACFGLKQLKVSCLALEEFTLENCFQLHGLDVSGAKLKTLQVASCFDAYCDKSWVKINAPSLRVMVWEYNAITENSSLENLVSAHEASIGFFVLNEDFSVTKIRSVSNLLSALSRLHTLTLEGQCVEKWNKDLWDIPSSEEQFWESQSQALKPLLNNLSVVKIHGFLECENEVSLAKFLLKHGKALQEMTFFSGHCNYRDSLRRQKIRSQMMGFSRASSNAKIEFL from the exons CAGCGTGTTATCGAAAAGATGGAGATCGTTGTGGATTTCATTCCCTGATCTTGACTTCACCTCTATTAATCCAATCGGTGTTGCTTCAACGAATGCTCCAAATACGAAGCcgagtataaaaaataaaagattattatTATGTCCGCATTCTTTTTCCGTTAAACGACTGGACTTCATTAGCCAGGTATTAGCTCTCCGCGACAAGCAATCCGATCTAAGGATCCTTCGTTTCCGTGCTCCTTTGAGCTTTTCACGTCTAAATGGCTTGATCCGTCTCGCCGTAAGGCAAAATGTGCAGGAATTAGACGTTGAAGTCGCCACCGACGATTACTTTAATTTCCCACGAAGTGTTCTCACCAGTGAATCATTGCGTGTCTTCAAGTTGCGATCTCGATACCCCGGTTTCCGTTTACTACCTCCGTCGGTCATGAAACGTGGTTTCCAATCCCTCCACACCTTATCTTTATCTCTCGTTATTTTATACGATCAGCCCACACTTTCCGATTTGTTTACGGATTCATCGTTTCCTCGGCTCAAGAAATTGAACCTCGATGCTTGTTTTGGGTTGAAACAGCTTAAGGTTAGTTGCTTGGCACTAGAGGAATTCACGCTTGAAAATTGCTTCCAATTACATGGATTGGATGTCTCGGGGGCTAAATTGAAGACATTGCAAGTTGCGAGCTGTTTCGATGCGTATTGTGATAAGAGTTGGGTGAAGATTAATGCACCGAGCTTGAGAGTCATGGTATGGGAATATAATGCCATCACCGAGAACAGCTCGTTGGAGAACTTGGTATCGGCTCATGAGGCTTCCATTGGTTTCTTTGTGCTTAATGAAGATTTCAGTGTGACGAAGATTCGGAGTGTGTCCAATCTTTTATCTGCTCTCTCCAGACTCCACACCTTAACGCTTGAAGGCCAATGCGTTGAG AAATGGAACAAGGACTTGTGGGACATACCTAGCTCAGAAGAACAATTCTGGGAATCTCAAAGCCAGGCATTGAAGCCATTGCTTAACAACCTTAGTGTAGTGAAAATACATGGATTCTTAGAATGTGAGAATGAAGTTAGCCTAGCAAAGTTCTTGTTGAAGCATGGGAAAGCATTACAAGAGATGACATTTTTCTCCGGGCACTGCAACTATAGAGATTCCCTACGACGACAAAAGATTAGGTCACAAATGATGGGGTTTTCCAGGGCATCTTCTAATGCAAAGATTGAGTTTCTCTAA